The Accipiter gentilis chromosome 14, bAccGen1.1, whole genome shotgun sequence genome contains a region encoding:
- the LOC126045671 gene encoding perilipin-3-like: SAAMASAMPDKERAAKSSLEVKEEEQQDAVNQVANLTLVSSACDIVSTAYASTKESHPYIRSVCDAAEKGMKSVTEATASCVQPVLTTLEPHVAVASEYASKGLDKLEEKFPLLQKPMEQILSDTKELVSLRMADVKDAVSSKVTEVVDVAKETLQGSMETARSAVTSVGMVMDSKVGQTAVSRAEAVLGRTEDSSLPIGNEELAKLAASGEGADIMSVEQQQEKRQYFVRLGSLSDELRLFAYLHSTDKMKQVWQGMQGALAQLHCIIELIEVFKQGFNQKVQEGQEKLQQMWVDWSKKSSEESGDKTSAEEMESLALLMACSITQQLQITCCKIVSAIQGLPSSIQDKVKQSLSTIEELHASFSAANSFQDLSSSVLSQRKLAVIQEYMEELLDYLKNNTPLSWLVGPFSPREEDEEETSQEHEPLQEKEAETAGAGHHEAFTTLV; encoded by the exons TCAGCTGCAATGGCCTCTGCTATGCCTGACAAAGAGAGAGCTGCCAAGAGCTCCCTGGAGGtgaaggaagaggagcagcag GATGCAGTAAATCAGGTGGCTAACCTGACCTTGGTGAGCTCTGCCTGTGACATAGTTTCTACAGCTTATGCCTCCACTAAGGAGAGCCACCCCTACATCAGATCTGTGTGTGATGCAGCAGAGAAAGGAATGAAGAGTGTGACCGAAGCCACGGCCAGCTGTGTGCAGCCAGTTCTGACTACACTGGAGCCTCATG tTGCTGTAGCAAGTGAGTATGCCTCCAAGGGTTTGGATAAACTAGAGGAAAAGTTCCCACTCCTTCAAAAGCCAATGGAACAG ATCCTCTCTGACACAAAAGAGCTGGTATCATTGAGAATGGCTGATGTGAAGGATGCTGTGAGCAGCAAAGTGACAGAGGTGGTGGATGTAGCTAAGGAGACTCTTCAGGGCAGTATGGAGACTGCCAGATCTGCAGTGACCAGTGTGGGGATGGTTATGGACTCCAAAGTGGGCCAGACAGCTGTAAGCAGAGCAGAAGCTGTGCTGGGGAGAACAGAAGACAGCTCTCTCCCTATTGGAAATGAGGAACTAG CCAAACTGGCAGCATCTGGGGAAGGTGCAGACATAATGtctgtggagcagcagcaggagaagagaCAGTACTTTGTGCGGTTGGGGTCTCTCTCTGATGAACTTCGCCTGTTTGCCTACCTGCACTCAACAGACAAAATGAAGCAGGTCTGGCAGGGCATGCAGGGGGCCCTTGCACAGCTTCACTGCATCATTGAACTG ATTGAAGTGTTTAAGCAAGGATTTAATCAAAAGGTTCAGGAGGGGCAGGAGAAACTGCAGCAGATGTGGGTGGATTGGAGTAAAAAGTCTTCTGAAGAGAGTGGAGATAAAACATCTGCAGAG gagATGGAGTCTCTGGCCCTGCTCATGGCATGTAGTATCACACAGCAGCTGCAGATCACCTGCTGTAAAATAGTGTCTGCAATTCAAGGCCTTCCCTCAAGCATTCAGGATAAGGTGAAACAATCTCTCAGTACCATAGAGGAGCTTCATGCTTCTTTCTCAGCAGCAAATTCCTTCCAGGACTTGTCCAGCAGTGTCCTGAGCCAGAGGAAGCTGGCTGTGATCCAGGAGTACATGGAGGAGCTGCTGGACTACCTGAAAAACAACACACCTCTGTCCTGGCTGGTGGGACCCTTCTCCCCgagggaggaggacgaggaggaaaCCTCCCAGGAGCATGAGcccttgcaggagaaggaagctgagacagcaggagcagggcatcATGAAGCCTTTACCACCCTCGTGTAA